One Prosthecochloris marina DNA segment encodes these proteins:
- the aprB gene encoding adenylyl-sulfate reductase subunit beta yields MPSFVIKEKCDGCKGQERTACMYICPNDLMKLDVDRMLAWNQEPDQCWECYNCVKICPQQAIEVRGYADFVPLGGNVIPLRGTDAIMWTIKFRNGTLKRYKFPIRTTAEGSVDLYTGKPEPDYANLKKPGFFNMPEYPTL; encoded by the coding sequence TTTTGTAATTAAGGAGAAATGTGACGGCTGTAAAGGGCAGGAAAGGACAGCATGTATGTATATCTGTCCCAATGACCTTATGAAGCTCGATGTCGACAGGATGCTGGCATGGAATCAGGAGCCTGACCAGTGCTGGGAATGTTACAACTGTGTGAAGATCTGTCCACAGCAGGCTATCGAGGTCAGGGGTTATGCAGATTTTGTGCCCCTTGGGGGAAACGTTATTCCCTTAAGAGGTACCGATGCAATCATGTGGACGATCAAATTCCGTAACGGTACGCTCAAAAGGTACAAGTTCCCGATCAGAACCACTGCAGAAGGTTCTGTTGATCTCTATACAGGCAAGCCGGAACCCGATTACGCCAACCTCAAGAAGCCGGGTTTCTTTAACATGCCGGAATATCCAACACTATAA